A segment of the Lasioglossum baleicum unplaced genomic scaffold, iyLasBale1 scaffold0102, whole genome shotgun sequence genome:
cactaaaataataattataatttcaacaattattataatttaataaatatattaattttgcaaattaataataataattaattatttgaagctaaattatatttttatataaataaaattcaaaaaaatttttaaataaaattattatagtatccaaaaatttgtttctaaaaacaatttttaggaaattaaattaaatatcataatatacatatacatatagataaatataatttatattaataataaatacaatatcaataaatttaacattattaattatatcacttttaattataaatttaatgttaggaattaataatttttattctcgtgtaacatatttattattttttttaaattattgttttaattataatgtattttttatatataaattaatcacATCTATAAATGTTTACATTTCcggtattataattattttttcttattttattactttattaaatttaccaaaatttaaatgtaataaaattaatattctatgattatttattaattgattaataatttaataataaattattttttatttaaaaattatttatttaataatttaaatttaaatttaaattctaatttattaataataattgaaatgaaaaaatttattcaaatattaatatactatttcttataattataatattatttgttattttatatttttcagttaaaataacatccattatggaaaaatgaatacgaaaaaaaatataaattaatatgagtaaatgtaaataattaaaaagcaataaaaccgtaaataaatgaaactgaatataaatttcaatgttctattactttttaattttttatataaatattaatattttatattttacatactaatttatattatcaATATTGTATAtagatattaatattattatacctataaatattaatattatatgaaaatttggatcaattcttgatttatttttattaattcaaattttttcaagttttattttatcattaaattattgtccaaatattaattttgtatttataggaatttctcgtattataaaaaatgtaaattctggatgacagattcgattaattcatataaatggagtatctttttattttataataatatatttacatattgcacgaaatttattttattattcatttaaattaaatatagtttgaaatattggaagtgcaatttttttattatcaataataatagcatttataagaaatgttttacCATGAGGACAAATATCGTTTTGAGGAGCTATAGTAAATACAGATTTTGTATCAGCAATTCCttatattggtcaattattagtagaatgaatttcaggaggattttcaattaataataCAACATTAAATCGATTCTTATctgtacattttattttaccattaattattataataatagtaatagcaCATTTAATTACTTCATATATTACCGGATCAACAAATCCTGTAGGAACAAATAGAAACATTTATATAATTCCATTTTATCCTTATTTTATAATTCAAGATTTAATAGGattcattattattcaaactttgttcgtatttattaacattcaatttccttattattttggagatcctgataattttgaaatagcTATTTCTATAATTACACCAGTTCAGATTAAgccagaatattttttatttgcttattcaattttacgatcaattcctaataaatttggaggagtaattagattaatattttcaattttaatcttatttacattacctttaataaataataattatttaaaaaaatttttaaattgtccTATTAGACAATACtattattgatgttttattaataattttttaatattaacatgatTCGAAGGATAAATTACTGAATAtccttatatttatttaaatatttttttttacttcatcatattttttatattagattatatcatttaaattaaataaattttgcgattatttaatttattaaagttaataaacttgaataagtatatattttgtaaatatattataaaaattaaatttttcattaacttaaaaaaaaaaaattatattttttgtttgttaaatgtattaatattaaacaatttaaaataataattaatatatcagtcCAACAAAAACGTATTAACTGATCAAATCGAATACGTGATAATAATGCTcgaattcaaattaataaaataaaattaaatatataagaaataaaaaataataatgaacaataattataattaaaaatataattaacaataataatcttataaatataatatttaaatattccgataaaaaaattattgtaaatattcttctatgatattcattATTAAAACCTGAAGCTAATTCTGATTCTCCTTCAATTAAATCATAAGTTGTTCGATTTAGATCAACCAATAAACtaataaaacatatataacataaaggatttaatgaaatagaaagtataatattcaattgatttaattttaaattcctCAAAGAAAAtcgttatattaaaattaaaaaaattatagttataaaaaatattctaatctcaaatgaaattattcgagcaattgatcgaatagaacctaatattgcataatttttatatgaaaatcaaccaattaaaaaaactggaaaaattattaatcttataagaaataaaacaaaaattattgaatatttagattcaataaatatatttaaattaattcaagtaAAATTAATcattaaagaaacgataaaataactataattattggactgataataaatattaaactataattaaaaataaatcattctttagttaataatattaaagtatCTCTAAAAGGTTGCGATAAACCTAAGAGTCCAATCATATTTGGTCCTGttcgatattgaatatataataataatttacgttCAAGTAAAGTTAAAAGGGCAACCCCAATTAATAAGAAaatcattataattaaaaaatttaatattcaaaaataataataaattttataaaataaaattattatttattttatacctagtataatttatttaaactctAAATTTTACAcactttaatttgttaaaataattatattaattttaatttttaaatattcattatatacaataaaattatttctcaatgaaagtcctttcgtacaactaattaatcaaattattatagatagaAACAGATCTGACTTACGTCGATCTGAACTCAAATCATGTAAGACTTCAAAAGTCGAGAAGACTTAACTTTTAAATTTctacatttaaaattaatcATAATTCAACATCGAGGTCGCAATgatctttatttatttgttatttaaatagaTATTCCGCTGTTATCCCTAAGGTAATTTATTCTCCTGATTGgtattattatatcaaatttaaatatttccctaaatcaaagtttaataaatattataatataaagtttaataaatttacaaatcctcccaattaaatattaatttattagtattaattaaacatattatgaattattattaaattagtaTCAAATTCTATAGGGTCTTATCGTCCCATAATCTAATTTTAGCATTTTATCTAAgaatatacattaatcaattataattgagacagtatatatttcattcaatctttcaattcatcctTTAATTAAAAGATAAATGATTATGCTACCTTAGCACAGGCAATATACTGCATCTATTTGAAAATTCATTCAGCAGATGtgactttaaattaaattctaaaagaaatgtttttgataaacaggtaaatatatatatatatatatataatataaatttgccTAACTCCgtaattataaacattaataattaattaaatttatggtaagaaataattactaatttaatcattataataaatttttaataatttaaaatattttttttcaaattattatactaaataattaaatttctatagtttcaattttaaattattatatattttttattaataattatttttaaattaacaaacataaaaaataataaatttaaattgtgatttataaatttatagtttattccataaattttaaatataaaaattttaattatatattaattatataattataaagaaattatatggaaatttaatttaatttctttaaaactgGATATCAACAAATTCGAATAGcatttaatttctaattgtaaatttataatttttattgtacacaAGAAgtcatttatatttagctcatttattttcgagataattaaatgtaattgaattaaattaattaaccctgatgtaaaaggtataaaatatctttcattatatataatataaattcaatttcaattccattaCTTactatataattaaatataattaattctaaataaataattaaacatttaatattaattataattttaattgttataaatctatttatgaattaaaaaataatttataaatttaataattttgaatgtataatatttattttataaaaatttaattcatataaattgatattaattaaaaatattaataataattacgttTAAAATTTTATGAACTAAAAACACTTCCCAGTACTTTTACTATGTTACGACGTAttccatttataatgaaattcacgGGCAATTTGTACATCTTTTTCATTATATTCAGTATAAATACTTATTTATATTCACTAATAAATCCTCCTTCaaatcaatattaaaattaaattattcaaaattaaatattattataactcaTTGTATCTTAAACTTCCTCTATTCTTAttagaatttatattatatcaaattttgataaatttatagtttattatttacaataaatctaggaacaacaatacataaagaaaatatttaagtatatctTATCGTGTATTATCAAATTTATAAACTCGTtttcctaaataaataaaaagactggattattatttaatttcaatgatttacatttaattaataaatagttaattattttctataaaagGGTACCTAATCCTggcttttaataaaatttttaagatctatttaattaaaaattaaatttaaatataatttaaaaatttcatctaaaatttatttacttcatTAATTgacgaatataaaataaacaatttcaattgacttaattaatttataaaaatagtttaaccgctattgctggctctaaatttatctttctcaaaattaattttcaaatctaACTTTCATTAATtgttacagaaattaaatactaaaataaatatttattttgaatattaaatttatttatattatattcatatttaatataaattaaatataaaatttattagttcaactaattattaaaacaataataaaatttttatatattttattaaaaatttattgaaatttcgatttaaaacttaatttttacttcaaattgcaaattttatattataaattataactgAAAACctatttaaaattacaaatttaatttattcttttttgtgtaaaaaaatattttaataataaactataattttatgataattattatacttagaacaaattttattaatatatatatatatatatatatatatatatatatatatatatatatatatatttaaacatataataattaaagtactat
Coding sequences within it:
- the LOC143219934 gene encoding NADH-ubiquinone oxidoreductase chain 1-like, which produces IMIFLLIGVALLTLLERKLLLYIQYRTGPNMIGLLGLSQPFRDTLILLTNLLVDLNRTTYDLIEGESELASGFNNEYHRRIFTIIFLSEYLNIIFIRLLLLIIFLIIIIVHYYFLFLIYLILFY